From bacterium:
GCAACTTCACGTTGGAGAGGTCTGGACCGCTCGCGCGCCCGTATCGGTCGCTTGATCTTCGGGTAGGAATCAAGAAGGTTCACTTCTCGCATGATTAGGGTCTCGCCGTGGTCGCATACATCTGCTCGAACGTCGCGCGCATGGCGTCTTCGAAGCCCGAAAAGGAAAAAACTCCCACCTGTTGACGTAGGCGCGAAACATCAAATTCCCGGTGAGTCACACCACCGTTTCGATGAAGATGGGACACCGCGAACTCAAACGGTACAGCGCGCCTCAGCACCTCTACGACCTCTGCAAAAGAACGGCTGACCCCGGTGGCCACATTGAGCACGCCTGTCGCCTCGGTCTTGATGAGCCGCCCTACAATGCGAAGCAAATCGTTGATAAAAAGATGATCCCTTCTCTCCTCTCCTTGCCCAAACAGGCGGATGGAACGTTCTCGAATTATCGAACGGATGAAGGCGTTAGGACCATAGGAGTTGTGCGTATCTCCAGGACCAAAAACCGCAGTCGGGCGCAACACGAGCAGGGGGATACCCTTGGCCTGCATCGACTTCCGAATCACACACTCAGCGGTGTATTTCGAGATTGCATAATAGTTCCCCCCCGGCGCCACGGGCGTGTCCTCCGTTATTGCCTGGGTCTGGATCGGGTAAACGGCGTCTGAACTGATGCAAACACACTTTGCGGGAGGGTGCGCCTCAAGAAAAGTACCGAGGTGCCCTGCCATCGCGATGTTGTCCATGAGCGTCCTCAGAGTATCTCCCCTCTCGCGTGTGATCGTCGAGGCGAAGACCACAACCGTCTCACTGTCCACATGCGCTGCCAGTGCTTGCACCCCCTCTTCCAACCGCAAATCCATCGTCCTCGAAGAAAACCCGAGGACATCACAATCCCCCTCACGCTGGAGATGTGCCTGCAGGCCGCTACCAATAAAGCCGGTGTTCCCCAAGATCACGACTCTCGGCATCAGATCTCAAACCCCCGCTCGCCCAGGATTCCCGTTCCATCGAATCCACCGAGGTGCGCGCCGGCGAGGTACTCACACCGTCTAAAATACTTCACGGGGGCAATCCCAAGGAACAAGGCAAGCGGCCGACCGATATCAATCGATCATCCCCCGCCCCATGGAAACGTACCGGATTCCCTTGAATTCCTCCCGGCGCTTTTCGAGAGCGCCCACGCAGTCGATCACTACGGGGTTCCGCATGGCCCGCATGAGGGTAGCCGCATCAACCGTCTCAAACTCGTCCCAACCCGTCATGATCAACAAACAGTCCGCGTGGGCAAGGGCTTCATCCCGGGAAGAGGCCACCGTCGTGCCTTCTGCCAAAACCGGAGACTGCACAACGGGGTCGTACGCCCGAATGGTCGCCCGCGACCGCAGGCTGGAAATCACGCTAAGCGCAGGCGAGTTCTTCAGTGAGTGGGTCCCCTTCTTATACGCCAAACCCCACACGGCAATCGTTGGCACCGGGACATAAGCGAACACCAGGGATTCAAGTTTGTCGAGAACCCACCGCAGTCGCCGGGCGTTGCATGCGACGATTGCTTCTATTAGAGAAGTGTCGGTTCCATACTCTTCCGCAAGAGTTCGTAGCATCACCAGATCTCGTTCCAAGTTGCCACCAGAGATCCCGAGGCCTGGGTGAATGTAGGCCGCCGGACCAATGCGCGCATCCAACCGGAGCGCGGGAATGACCTCCGACCAATCCGCGCCCACTCTCTCACAGAGGTCTGACAGCGTATTTGCGAAAGTCACCCCACAAGCAAGATAGAGATTAATCGCCGCCTTCGTTAGCTCGGCACTTTCATATCGCATGCGCTGTACTGGACAACCGAAAAGTTCGAGTTCCCGTTTCAGTACATCGGGCAGCAGGCAGTCAGGAGCCTCGCACCCCAACATGATCCGCTCCGGATGAAGAACACGATCCACCGCCTGCCCGAACACCAAGGTCTCCACCCAGTAGAACACGGCCAGGTGCTTATCGGGATGGTTCCGCCCGATGCGCTCTACCAGCGAGCGCGTGAAACCGGGCGGAAGTTGACTCATGAGGACCAACGTGGTCAGGGGCTCCAAGTGCGGGATCGCTTCCTCCACGAGCTTACGGATGGCCGACACGTCACCGCGGTTATCCTCAGTGGTCGGGACATCCTGCGAAAGAACAACCAGGGGGCACGCGGCCAAGGTGGCAACGTCCGTGTTGAATGTCATCCTGGGGCGCGCGGATCGTAGGAGCTCGGCAAGTCCCGGCTCATGGACGGGAATTTGTGATCTGGTGAGCGCTGCAATAATACTGTTGTCGCGATCGACCCCAATCACATCATCGCCTCGCGAAGCCCAGGCGATGCTGGTCACAAGGCCGAGATGCGAGAGCCCTAAGAAACCGATCGGCGCAGTCGGGGGCATGTCAGCTCAACGAGGAGGTCGCCAAATGAAGGAGTGTGCGGGACATCCAGAGGTCGTTTTCGAATGAAGTTTTGTTCGCGATCACCATCTGCTCAAAATGTGCAAGGTCTGCAGCCCATGTAGGGTCGGGTGCGGTGACTACCTCCCGGGTTTCATCTGGGACTCCACTCGGAAAACGGCGCCGCTGAATAACCAACTCGCTCGCGCCCCATTTCGTCAAGCCTTCCATTTGAAGTGCGCCTCGCGCCCCGATCACTTCAATCGTCCACCGATTCTTCCAACTCAGGTAGCTACATTCAATCACGATACGGCGATCCGTCGTGGCAAGGATGCAGTGGTCAGCCCCCGTGAGCTCATGTGCACCCCGTTCCCAGATCAGGAAATCCGAACCGGCCCGGCCGAAGACGAAACCAGTCAAATCAACAAGATGGCTCGCCAGATCCTGCAAAACCCCCAGCCGATCATCTCGCCACGTGCCGGCAACGCTTCCAGCGGTCCCGTACCCGTAAAACATCCTGGCTCGATAGACGTCCCCAATTGATCCGGCGGCGATAAGATCTCGAAGTCTTATGACGTGGGGCTCGAACCGAAAGTTGTAGGATGTGTACCAGATCACTCGCCGCCGTTGTGCCGTCTGTTGCAGGTGATGCGCCGTTGCCTCGTCAGGAAATATCAACGGCTTCTCCACAAGCGCATGCTTGCCGCGGTTCAATAGAAAATCCAAAAGTTCGATCTTTACCTGATTCGGAACCGCGAGCACGGCTGCATCATACTGCGCCAGCGGGCACTCCGAAAGGGTCCGATAGTCGGCCGCCGTGTTATAGGGATCCACCGTAGCAATGCATCGCCCACCAAGCAATTGCTTCCGTTTCAACCCAATATTGCCATAGCCGACGACGAGGTATTTCATCGGTATTGCGCCGACTTCTCCAGCGCGTCGAGCTTTTGCGCCACCTCCTGAGGGGTAACCGACATGTTGCCCTGTCGTTCGCACGCGTTCGCAGCTGCCACCGATCCGAGAATCGCGGCAACAACAATATTCTCGGTCACACGCTGGGCCAGCGACGCGTACGCGAGCAATGCGTCACCCGCCCCGATTGGATCAACGATGTGATCGGCGAAGCTGTCGACCGTGAAAAACTCTCGGGGCATGTTCCCGGGAGTCCGGTAGCCAATCAACCCTCGCTCGCCCAGCTTCAAGATCAGTGCCCGGCAACGAGCCGCTTGGAATAGCTTGAGGGCCAGCGGGCGGACGACGGAATCTTGATCCCCCAACGCGAATCGGGCTTCGCGCTCATTGGGGGTCAACAGATCAAACTCCGTGAAATCGAGAATGTTGCCCCACCGGTTGCTGACTTGGCTGTCCGCCACCCGGAGGGCCCCCGCCGGAATATACTCCTTGAGCTGCTTCACCGTATGGTTATTGAAGATCCCGTGCCGGAAGTCACTGAATATAACGACCTCCGCTGGACTGGTGCGCAGGGAATCGCCGAGGGTGTCGAGAGCGTGCTCGGACACCGCGCGGTTGTCTACCCGATCTACCTGAAGCAACCTGTATCCCTCGCTGAAGAAGCGCTCTTTGTACGTTGTCGGCCGAACCTTATCGATCACCGGAGCGAAATGAATGCCCGCGTGAATCATCTCCCGCACAACGAATTCCTTCGGCTCGTCATCTCCGAGCACGGTCGAGAATGTCACCTCAGCCCCGGTAGCCTGCATGTGCTTGGCCACGGCCGCCGCTCCCCCCGCAAAAAGCTCTTTGCGGTCGTAGCGCACGCTCAATGTCGGCGACTTCGCGGTCGCACCGAGCAGGGAACAGTAGCAGTAGCTGTCGACGATCGTATCGCCAAGGACGTGCACGTGCACTCCACGAAAACGCTCCAGCGCCCGCCGCAGGTCGGCGAAGCTGATGCCTTCAGACTCCATCAAGATGAGGAGTTTATCAACAGCGATCTTGGGAGG
This genomic window contains:
- a CDS encoding PfkB family carbohydrate kinase produces the protein MGADFRQKIKTREVVAEIIGKRPRNKTVVMCHGVFDIVHPGHLRHLAYAKDKAHLLIASITADAQITKADYRPYVPEELRATNLAALEIVDFVIIDHNATPTENILFLEPDYFAKGYEYLANGLPSKTRDEMAALETYGGEILFTPGDVVYSSSALIEEHPPKIAVDKLLILMESEGISFADLRRALERFRGVHVHVLGDTIVDSYCYCSLLGATAKSPTLSVRYDRKELFAGGAAAVAKHMQATGAEVTFSTVLGDDEPKEFVVREMIHAGIHFAPVIDKVRPTTYKERFFSEGYRLLQVDRVDNRAVSEHALDTLGDSLRTSPAEVVIFSDFRHGIFNNHTVKQLKEYIPAGALRVADSQVSNRWGNILDFTEFDLLTPNEREARFALGDQDSVVRPLALKLFQAARCRALILKLGERGLIGYRTPGNMPREFFTVDSFADHIVDPIGAGDALLAYASLAQRVTENIVVAAILGSVAAANACERQGNMSVTPQEVAQKLDALEKSAQYR
- a CDS encoding nucleotide sugar dehydrogenase, whose translation is MPPTAPIGFLGLSHLGLVTSIAWASRGDDVIGVDRDNSIIAALTRSQIPVHEPGLAELLRSARPRMTFNTDVATLAACPLVVLSQDVPTTEDNRGDVSAIRKLVEEAIPHLEPLTTLVLMSQLPPGFTRSLVERIGRNHPDKHLAVFYWVETLVFGQAVDRVLHPERIMLGCEAPDCLLPDVLKRELELFGCPVQRMRYESAELTKAAINLYLACGVTFANTLSDLCERVGADWSEVIPALRLDARIGPAAYIHPGLGISGGNLERDLVMLRTLAEEYGTDTSLIEAIVACNARRLRWVLDKLESLVFAYVPVPTIAVWGLAYKKGTHSLKNSPALSVISSLRSRATIRAYDPVVQSPVLAEGTTVASSRDEALAHADCLLIMTGWDEFETVDAATLMRAMRNPVVIDCVGALEKRREEFKGIRYVSMGRGMID
- a CDS encoding Gfo/Idh/MocA family oxidoreductase, which produces MKYLVVGYGNIGLKRKQLLGGRCIATVDPYNTAADYRTLSECPLAQYDAAVLAVPNQVKIELLDFLLNRGKHALVEKPLIFPDEATAHHLQQTAQRRRVIWYTSYNFRFEPHVIRLRDLIAAGSIGDVYRARMFYGYGTAGSVAGTWRDDRLGVLQDLASHLVDLTGFVFGRAGSDFLIWERGAHELTGADHCILATTDRRIVIECSYLSWKNRWTIEVIGARGALQMEGLTKWGASELVIQRRRFPSGVPDETREVVTAPDPTWAADLAHFEQMVIANKTSFENDLWMSRTLLHLATSSLS
- a CDS encoding NAD(P)-dependent oxidoreductase — encoded protein: MPRVVILGNTGFIGSGLQAHLQREGDCDVLGFSSRTMDLRLEEGVQALAAHVDSETVVVFASTITRERGDTLRTLMDNIAMAGHLGTFLEAHPPAKCVCISSDAVYPIQTQAITEDTPVAPGGNYYAISKYTAECVIRKSMQAKGIPLLVLRPTAVFGPGDTHNSYGPNAFIRSIIRERSIRLFGQGEERRDHLFINDLLRIVGRLIKTEATGVLNVATGVSRSFAEVVEVLRRAVPFEFAVSHLHRNGGVTHREFDVSRLRQQVGVFSFSGFEDAMRATFEQMYATTARP